The following coding sequences are from one Eleginops maclovinus isolate JMC-PN-2008 ecotype Puerto Natales chromosome 13, JC_Emac_rtc_rv5, whole genome shotgun sequence window:
- the gjb9b gene encoding LOW QUALITY PROTEIN: gap junction protein beta 9b (The sequence of the model RefSeq protein was modified relative to this genomic sequence to represent the inferred CDS: inserted 1 base in 1 codon; deleted 2 bases in 2 codons) — MNWLALEALLSGVNKYSTVFGRVWLSMVFVFRVMVFVVAAQRVWGDDSKDFVCNTAQPGCNNVCYDHIFPISHIRLWALQLIFVTCPSLMVVGHVKYREKKEAQYSHLHKGSHLYANPGKKRGGLWWTYLVSLIFKASFDAGFLYILYYVYEGYDMPRLSKCSLEPCPNTVDCYISRPTEKKIFTIFMVVSSAICILMCICEMIYLIFKRIQKXIKRKNDAERKTFIENHELTPLAKPRSEFRSKNSIRVDPTASIHNLTNIKTEEETSKKM; from the exons ATGAATTGG CTGGCATTGGAGGCCCTGCTCAGCGGGGTCAACAAGTACTCCACCGTGTTCGGCCGTGTCTGGCTCTCCATGGTCTTCGTCTTCAGGGTGATGGTGTTCGTGGTGGCGGCCCAGCGAGTGTGGGGCGACGATAGCAAGGACTTTGTCTGCAACACA GCCCAACCGGGCTGCAACAACGTGTGCTACGACCACATCTTCCCTATCTCCCACATCCGTCTGTGGGCCTTGCAGCTCATCTTCGTCACCTGCCCGTCGCTGATGGTTGTGGGGCACGTCAAGTATCGTGAGAAGAAGGAAGCGCAGTACTCCCACTTGCACAAGGGCAGCCATCTGTACGCCAACCCTGGGAAGAAACGTGGGGGGCTGTGGTGGACATACTTG GTGAGTCTGATTTTCAAGGCAAGCTTCGACGCTGGCTTCCTCTACATCCTGTACTACGTCTATGAAGGCTACGACATGCCCCGCCTGTCCAAGTGCTCGCTGGAGCCGTGCCCCAACACGGTTGACTGCTACATATCCCGTCCCACTGAGAAGAAGATTTTCACGATCTTCATGGTTGTCTCCTCTGCTATCTGCATCTTAATGTGCATCTGTGAGATGATTTACCTCATTTTCAAACGCATCCAGA TCATTAAGAGAAAAAATGATGCAGAGAGGAAGACGTTCATAGAGAATCATGAATTGACGCCGCTGGCAAAGCCCAGGTCAGAGTTTAGGTCCAAGAATTCAATCAGAGTGGATCCTACAGCCTCCATCCACAACCTCACTAACATCAAGACTGAAGAAGAGACGtctaagaaaatgtaa
- the pef1 gene encoding peflin, whose product MSFHYGQGYPGGGHAPPSAPYGGASSPYGGHPSAPYGGAPRQPSAPYAGYGAPGQGGQYGHGQGGAPAGHYGGYGGQPQGGHYGQHAPAGNIPPGVSQEAYQWFYTVDTDHSGYINLKELKQALVNSNWSAFNDETCLMMINMFDKTRTGRMDILGFSALWDFMQRWRGLFQQFDRDRSGFISGAELHQALAQMGYNLSPQFSETLVRRFTTRGGRPGIQLDRFIQVCTQLQSMTQAFREKDTGMTGHIRLNYEDFLSGAVTRLM is encoded by the exons ATGAGTTTTCACTACGGCCAG GGTTATCCGGGAGGAGGCCACGCACCACCCAGTGCTCCATACGGGGGGGCCAGCAGTCCCTACGGGGGACACCCGTCAGCCCCATACGGAGGGGCACCACGTCAACCATCAGCTCCTTATGCTGGCTATGGAGCCCCAGGTCAAGGAGGGCAGTATGGACATGGACAAGGGGGTGCTCCTGCTGGGCATTATGGTGGATATGGTGGACAACCGCAAGGAGGACATTATGGACAGCATGCTCCTGCAG GTAACATCCCTCCTGGGGTTAGCCAAGAGGCGTACCAGTGGTTTTACACTGTCGACACGGACCACAGTGGCTACATCAATCTGAAGGAGCTGAAGCAGGCACTCGTCAACTCCAACTGGTCTGCTTTCAACGACGAGACCTGCCTCATGATGATCA aCATGTTTGACAAGACGAGGACGGGCCGAATGGATATTTTGGGCTTCTCCGCACTGTGGGACTTCATGCAGCGGTGGAGGGGGCTCTTTCAACAATTTGACAGAGACCGCTCGGGCTTTATCAGTGGCGCGGAGCTACACCAAG CGCTCGCTCAGATGGGCTACAACCTCAGTCCCCAGTTCTCGGAGACGTTGGTGCGACGCTTCACCACGCGCGGAGGGCGACCCGGCATCCAGCTGGACCGCTTCATCCAGGTGTGCACCCAGCTGCAGAGCATGACGCaggccttcagggagaaggacACGGGCATGACGGGCCACATCCGCCTTAACTACGAGGACTTCCTCTCTGGGGCCGTCACCAGGCTCATGTGA
- the smim12 gene encoding small integral membrane protein 12, whose product MWPLYWAAARTYAPYITFPVAFVVGAVGYHLEWFIRGTPKPREQKSILEMREERKLQEQEGLDSTQVVSLKEKLEFTPRAALNRNRPEKS is encoded by the coding sequence ATGTGGCCTCTGTATTGGGCAGCGGCACGGACCTATGCCCCTTATATCACCTTCCCCGTGGCCTTCGTAGTGGGAGCAGTGGGCTACCATCTGGAGTGGTTTATCAGGGGGACCCCTAAACCTCGTGAGCAAAAGAGCATCCTGgagatgagggaggagaggaagctgcAGGAACAAGAGGGTTTGGACAGCACTCAGGTGGTTAGCCTGAAAGAGAAACTAGAGTTCACACCTAGAGCTGCTCTGAACAGGAACCGGCCTGAAAAGAGCTAA